Below is a window of Phycisphaerae bacterium DNA.
CGAGGAAATGACGGAGGTCTCGATCCTGTCGGCCCTTCGACGCGAAATCGCCGCGCGGATGCCGCTCGATCCGGTCGAACGGCTTGAGGCGGAGCTGGACAAGGCCGTCGCCGACGAGCGATACGAGGAAGCAAGCGTGCTACGTGCTCGAATCGAGGCCATGCGAAATAACGCTGCGGCAAGCCCGAAAAAACGCCGCAAGTAACCGGCGATCCGCCGCGACAATCACGGTTCATGTTCCAAACCAGTTGAACGGCGGCCGATGCCGCCGGATGAGGCTCGTCTCCAGGTCGAGCGCCGCCTCGTCCGACGACACAAGAACCGTCTCAATTCGTGCGGCCTGTCGCGTCCACCCGCTGAAATAGTTCGTCGCCGCTGAATCCCGCATGTGAGTTTGCACACGCGCGCGGAGGTTCGTCGCTTTCCCGACGTAGAGCAGCCGCCCCTCCCGATCGTAGATGGCATACACACCGCGCGCCTGCGGCAGCGTCGCAAGATTGCCCGCCGTTGCGACATAGCGATGCGCCGGAGCCGGATCAATCACATCAAACGCGGAAACCGCCGGCGGCGAAGTCGTCGAAATCGGCGAAATCCCCTGCTCCGGCGACTGATCGGGAAAATCGATGCCGCGAACGCTGAAATATGGAAGCACATCCGGCCTGAGCATGGCGGCCCGCTCGCGCACTTTAATACCTCGCAGCAGTTGCCGATCCGCGACGCCGGCGACTCGAATGTCTGCCACTGCTCCCTCCGGCAGACCGGCAATCAACTCCTCGATCCGGGAAATCAGTCGCTCCCGCGACAATCCCTCAACAGCGATCGGCCAGACCGACATCGGCCGAACGGCGTGTTCGATAAATCGATGGTGCAACTTACATGACACCTCTTCAATCAGCACACAGCCTTTTGGCTCATCTTTCTCCGCGAACGTGATCCGGTCGGGAGAGCCGGCATAGACGATGCGCGGCGTCAGACGGGTCGCCGGCCGCAAAAACTGATGGCGATGAACATGGCCCGCCGCAAGATAGTCGAATTCGAACGGCACGGCCTCGCGCGAAATCACATCGGGATTCTTCTTTGAAAATCGATGGTTCGCCGGACCGCAAACCGCCGAATCGAAGGACTGGTGTACCGCAAGGATTCGGAAGTCGGCATCGATGTCGCGCCAGCCCGTCTCAGCCAGCGCCGCTCCGAATCGGACGCTCGCTTCGCGACGGATGCACGGCCAGGCGGAGACGGCGACGCGGACGCCGCGAAATGAGTAAGCACGCGTCATCGGCCCGCCTGCAATCGTGATATTCGGATGCGAGAGAAAGGGCGACGCAGGAAGCAGGCTGCGCTCGTGATTTCCCGGCACGATCAGAACGGGAATCCCGTCGTCCGCCAGTCGACGGAGCGGCATCACCGCGGCCAGCACCGCGGAACTGGATGGCCGAGGCGTGTCATATACATCGCCCGCGTGAATGACCAGATCGACGTTTTCATCGCGTGCGATCTGAAGGACGCGCAGATAGGCATTGATGAAATCGTCACCGCGCCGCGGTCCGGGCCTTCGTGGCCGGGTCGGAAGCTCGGCGCCGATGTGCGTATCGGCAAGATGCAGGATTTTCAACGGTGCGGACATACCGATGCGTGAGCCCAGCGCCGGCCACGTCTTGCGACCGGCCCGTCATTTCCTTGCAGGCTTCGCTTTCGGCGGTGGCGCGGTTTCCTCCGGCGGTAATTCAAACTTCACCGCGCGCGGACTGTACTGCGGCAGGCGATACATGAGGAACATCCACGCAAGGCCCGTCGCGAATGTGACGATGCTCACGGCCTGCGAAATCGTGATGCCTCCGATATCAAGCGGATTGTCCTGTCGGACCGCCTCTTCAAAGATGCGCGACACTGAGTAGATGAGCAGGAACCACCCAAGCACGACACCATGCCGTTTGCGATAGTAGAAAATCGTCGATAGAAGCCACGAAAGCAGGAACGCATTCACCACGGCATAGAGTTGGGTCGGATGCACCGGCTGCGAGCGGTAGTGAGCAGCCAGTTCGGCAAGCTGCGGAACAGTCAGGCCGTACTGAATGCACTGTCGCTCGACGACGCCGATGGGGTTCAGAGAGTAGAAGTTGCGGAGTCTCTCACTGGCCTCTCGATGCAGATTTCGCATCTCGATCTGAATGCGCTGATCGGCATGGTTCGATTCGGCGATGCGCAGCTCGGAAAGCGCCTGATCGCGGCCACGCTCCAACTCGCCGCGGGTGCGTCCATCATCCTTCACGGCTTCGTCGATGAACTCCCTCGGCAGGTGGTAGGCCATTTGACCGAGCGGATAGTAAATCAGTTCCTTGGGCAGCGTGAGCTGGCCGAATTCAAATTGCTGACGCATCGCCGGGCTGCCGTAAGGAAACTTCACCGCCCAGGGAACGATCGCGCGCGCATGAGCGGGGTCATGCTCGTCCACGCAGACCGCACCCCAGCAGCATCCGTTCAGAAAGCAGCCGATTCGCGTAATGGCCAATCCCCATGCAAGCGATGGAACGGTGATATCGAGGTACCAGCGAACGGAGGTCTTTGCGAAGTAACGAAGGTAGATGATGCACACCGGAATTACGGCGATCGGGCCGCCCCAGAATTCCAATCCACCCGCGCGAATGTCAAAGATCGCTGCCAGCGGGTTCGGCGTGTTCGCGAAGCGCGTTTGCCAATAGTGGATCACGAACATGGCCCGGGCGCCCGCGACACCGAAAATGAGCGACAGGAAACCAAGGTTCAGGACGACGTCCGGATCGGCCTGCGAGCGAAACGCGCGGCGACAGGCCAGCCAGATGCCCGAGAGAAAGGCGATCATCATCATGACGCCGTAACTCTTCACATCGCCGAACGAATGAAAGAATGCCGGTAGCCAATCCGGCATCGGAATCTTGAACATGGTGGGAAACATGAATTGCCTTTACTGATCGCGGAAGGCTGTCAGCCCGATCAGGCCAAAATTGCAGTGGGTCGTGATCGTTGATCCGCTATTCAATCCGACGTCACCAATAAATTATCGATCAAACGCGTCCGGCCGATCCGGATCGCCCCGGCCAGCAGCATGCGCTTGCCCGGTGCAGTCAGCGCCATCAGCGAATCGGGGTCGTTGATCTCAATGTAATCGATCGTCACGTGGCCGTCCCGCACGCCGGCGACTCGATGCACCTCTTCCTGCATCAAACGAACGATCGCGGCCAGGTCTTTCTCGCCCGCGGCGAGGCGGTCCCGCCCCAGTGAAAGCGCGTGGTAGAGACAAAGCGCCGAAGAGCGCTCCGTCGGCGACAAATAAGAATTACGGCTCGACATGGCAAGGCCATCCGGCTCGCGGACGATCGGGCAAACGACCAACCGGACTGGAAACCCGAGATCATCCACCATCTTGCCGAGAATGCGGGCCTGCTGCGCGTCCTTCTGCCCAAAATACGCCACATCCGGCTGAACGAAGTTGAACAGCTTCGCGACGACGGTGCAAACGCCTTCGAAGTGGCCCGGCCGAAACCGGCCGCACATCCGATCGGCCAGCGGCCCCGGACGCACGCGCGTCTCTTCACCGGGCGGGTACATCTCCGCATCGTTTGGCGCGAAGATCGCATCTGCACCGGAGTCCCGGCAGATCGCGGCGTCGGCTTCGATCGACCGTGGGTAGGCGGTAAAATCTTCGTTCGGGCCGAATTGGGTCGGATTTACATAAATGCTGACCACCACGAAGTGGCCGGCGCGGGCGGCGGCTTCGATCAAGCTGGCGTGGCCGGCGTGCAGCGCGCCCATGGTCGGGACAAATCCGATGGAACGGCCGGCGCGGCGCACATTGCTTATGTGAGCGCGCAGAGACGCAACCGTTCTAAAAAAAGGCACCGAACTTAAGGATGTGTCGGACATTCTGCGTATTCATAACGGCGGAGCGCGTCGCGCTCCACCCTCTGGCGAATTTCATTGCATCGCAACGTCCGGCCATGGCACACGCGGCCCGTTCGCGAA
It encodes the following:
- a CDS encoding metallophosphoesterase, which produces MSAPLKILHLADTHIGAELPTRPRRPGPRRGDDFINAYLRVLQIARDENVDLVIHAGDVYDTPRPSSSAVLAAVMPLRRLADDGIPVLIVPGNHERSLLPASPFLSHPNITIAGGPMTRAYSFRGVRVAVSAWPCIRREASVRFGAALAETGWRDIDADFRILAVHQSFDSAVCGPANHRFSKKNPDVISREAVPFEFDYLAAGHVHRHQFLRPATRLTPRIVYAGSPDRITFAEKDEPKGCVLIEEVSCKLHHRFIEHAVRPMSVWPIAVEGLSRERLISRIEELIAGLPEGAVADIRVAGVADRQLLRGIKVRERAAMLRPDVLPYFSVRGIDFPDQSPEQGISPISTTSPPAVSAFDVIDPAPAHRYVATAGNLATLPQARGVYAIYDREGRLLYVGKATNLRARVQTHMRDSAATNYFSGWTRQAARIETVLVSSDEAALDLETSLIRRHRPPFNWFGT
- the panC gene encoding pantoate--beta-alanine ligase, translating into MSDTSLSSVPFFRTVASLRAHISNVRRAGRSIGFVPTMGALHAGHASLIEAAARAGHFVVVSIYVNPTQFGPNEDFTAYPRSIEADAAICRDSGADAIFAPNDAEMYPPGEETRVRPGPLADRMCGRFRPGHFEGVCTVVAKLFNFVQPDVAYFGQKDAQQARILGKMVDDLGFPVRLVVCPIVREPDGLAMSSRNSYLSPTERSSALCLYHALSLGRDRLAAGEKDLAAIVRLMQEEVHRVAGVRDGHVTIDYIEINDPDSLMALTAPGKRMLLAGAIRIGRTRLIDNLLVTSD
- a CDS encoding prolipoprotein diacylglyceryl transferase, translating into MFPTMFKIPMPDWLPAFFHSFGDVKSYGVMMMIAFLSGIWLACRRAFRSQADPDVVLNLGFLSLIFGVAGARAMFVIHYWQTRFANTPNPLAAIFDIRAGGLEFWGGPIAVIPVCIIYLRYFAKTSVRWYLDITVPSLAWGLAITRIGCFLNGCCWGAVCVDEHDPAHARAIVPWAVKFPYGSPAMRQQFEFGQLTLPKELIYYPLGQMAYHLPREFIDEAVKDDGRTRGELERGRDQALSELRIAESNHADQRIQIEMRNLHREASERLRNFYSLNPIGVVERQCIQYGLTVPQLAELAAHYRSQPVHPTQLYAVVNAFLLSWLLSTIFYYRKRHGVVLGWFLLIYSVSRIFEEAVRQDNPLDIGGITISQAVSIVTFATGLAWMFLMYRLPQYSPRAVKFELPPEETAPPPKAKPARK